Genomic DNA from Oncorhynchus clarkii lewisi isolate Uvic-CL-2024 chromosome 28, UVic_Ocla_1.0, whole genome shotgun sequence:
AGTTCTAATTTTAATTTGTTATCTTAATTTGTTACATAATTGTAACATTATGCACTATGCAAAGCTACAAGAAAATACTGATTTCGTATCCTACATACAGCGTTTTACACgctgacttttattttgaaggcaaaatcCAAAAAAAACAGAAGTCTTCATGTGGATAGGACCCTAATCACGTGTATAGTGTTTTCTTCATGAACTTGGAACTCTGCTACTTCATGACATTTTTAAAGCTCCTTTGCTAAATTCAAAACTACACTGCCACCAAGCGGTTTATTTGGGATATTGGTTGGGCatgtatgacaaagtgaaaagaagccTGTGTTAAAATCATCCTTTCTATTTGCAAGAAATCTGTTAAGCAAGacaacacagaaaataaatatacTTTTGGCCTTAAATAAAAATGACaggtttgggtcaaatccaatgCAACCCAACACAGACTGAACCCTTCTgtattttcaagcattgtggtgtcagcatcatgttatCGGTATGCTTGTTACTGGCAGGGACTGGGGGGTTTTTAAGGATAAAAAAATATGAAAGGTGCAAAGCCCAGGTAAAAAGTTAGAGGATAGTGAGGtcagtcttctgaaaacctaacCCTGTGATATAGTTTTATTTTTCAGCGGTACAATTACGCAAATGttaatgccaaagacacaacagaatggctttccaagaggAGTTGAGTGTTCTTGAGTggtccagtctcagtcctgactttTGCTTGAAAATTGCTGTCCTTCAATGATTCCCAACCATTTTTACTGAGCAATTTcgacaaaaacaatggatatgTGTTGCACTAAGGGTTGTTAAAGTTGTTAGAATAGTATTCAAAATTATGCACAGCTGTAAtgactgccaaatgtgcttccaCCAATTATTAATTCAGGGGTgtcaaaacattttgttttttgaaaTTATTGTTACTAATTCAGAAAATGTTCTATACATTTTCTTTCACTTTTAAAATGTGGACTAGGTTGTGTAGATCTGTGGGGGGAAAatcaaattcaatccctttttagATTTCATTTTAAGGCATCAAAATGTGAAGATTATGGGGGGAGGGACTTGCACTAGGCACCGTAtaacggtgggaaccacacatgtagagatcatccgttgacctactctgcgtctcaaagacacggcggttggaaccaaacattttaaatttgtctcatcagaccaaaggatagatttccaccagtctaatgtccattgctcgtgtttcttggcccaagcttgtctcttcttcttaatgttgtcctttagtagtggtttctttgcagcaattcgacaataaaggcctgattcacgcagtctcttctgaacagttgatattgagatgtgtctgttacttgaactctgtgaagcatttatttgggctgcaatctgaggtgcagttaactctaatgaacttatcctcttcagcagaggtaagtctgggtctttctttccagtggtggtcctcatgatagccagtttcatcatagcgcttgatggtttttgcgactgcacttgaaaaaacttgcaaagttcttaacattttccagattgactgaccttcatgtcttaaagtaatgatggactgtcatttctctttgcttatttaaactgttcttgccataatatggacttggtcttttaccaattaaggctatattctgtataccacccctaccttgtcacaacagaactgattagctcaaacacattaagaaggaaagcaattccacaaattaacttaaggcacacatgttaattgaaatacattccaggtgactacctcatgaagttagttgagagaatgccaagagtgtgcagagctgtcatcaaggcaaagggtggctactttgaagaacctaaaaatatatatattttaatttgtttaacactgttttggttactacatgattccatatgtgtaatttcatagttttgacgtcttcactattattctacaatgtagaaaatagaaaaataaagaaacccttgaatgagtaggtatgtccaaacttttgactggtactgtatatatatatatatatatatatatatatatatatatatatatatatacagtgccttgcgaaagtattcggcccccttgaactttgcgaccttttgccacatttcaggcttcaaacataaagatataaaactgtatttttttgtgaagaatcaacaacaagtgggacacaatcatgaagtggaacgacatttattggatttttcaaacttttttaacaaatcaaaaactgaaaaattgggcgtgcaatattattcagcccctttactttcagtgcagcaaactctctccagaagttcagtgaggatctctgaatgacccaatgttgacctaaatgactaatgatgataaatacaatccacctgtgtgtaatcaagtctccgtataaatgcacctgcactgtgatagtctcagaggtccgttaaaagcgcagagagcatcatgaagaacaaggaacacaccaggcaggtccgagatactgttgtgaagaagtttaaagccggatttggatacaaaaagatttcccaagctttaaacatcccaaggagcactgtgcaagcgataatattgaaatggaaggagtatcagaccactgcaaatctaccaagacctggccgtccctctaaactttcagctcatacaaggagaagactgatcagagatgcagccaagaggcccatgatcactctggatgaactgcagagatctacagctgaggtgggagactctgtccataggacaacaatcagtcgtatattgcacaaatctggcctttatggaagagtggcaagaagaaagccatttcttaaagatatccatagaaagtgttgtttaaagtttgccacaagccacctgggagacacaccaaaggtgctctggtcagatgaaaccaaaattgaacttttttggcaacaatgcaaaacgttatgtttggcgtaaaagcaacacagctcatcaccctgaacacaccatacccactgtcaaacatggtggtggcagcatcatggtttgggcctgcttttcttcagcagggacagggaagatggttaaaattgatgggaagatggatggagccaaatacaggaccattctggaagaaaacctgagggagtctgcaaaagacctgagactgggacggagatttgtcttccaacaagacaatgatccaaaacataaagcaaaatctacaatggaatggttcaaaaataaacatatccaggtgttagaatggccaagtcaaagtccagacctgaatccaatcgagaatctgtggaaagaactgaaaactgctgttcacaaatgctctccatccaacctcactgagcttgagctgttttgcaaggaggaatgggaaaaaatgtgagtctctcgatgtgcaaaactgatagagacaaaacccaagcgacttacagctgtaatcgcagcaaaaggtggcgctacaaagtattaacttaagggggctgaataattttgcacgcccaatttttcagtttttgatttgttaaaaaagtttgaaatatccaataaatgttgttccacttcatgattgtgtcccacttgttgttgattcttcacaaaaaaatacagttttatatctttatgtttgaagcctgaaatgtggcaaaaggtcgcaaagttcaaggggggcgaatactttcgcaaggcactgtatatatatatatatatatatatatatatatatatatatatatatatatatatatttataaaacatttatatatataaaacatttataGTATTTTGATATTGACTACTACATTGTTGTGAATGGCTTTCAAGCTAAGCATTTTAGTGTACTTGACAAAAAAGACAAATACAAGTTTCTAGAAATGTGTGTGGCTTGTTCTGAGGAgaattcacacacacagagaaatcacAAGGTGTTACATTTTCACACTTTATTAATAATATTCTTGATCATTTACATACAACTACATTTTGCTTATGCTTCACTTCAGACAAATAACTAACAACTCACAAGTGTGTAAGATGATCTTTCTAATGTGAAGAAACTATTGAGCAGTTTAAAGAAGACACAGTTCAGTGGATTTGTCACTGTAAGGCAATCACATACTGCCATGATTTGACATGATAGCGAACAGAATGCATAATAACTCATGGCTATTGTTAATCAATAAATGGCTTGTTTAAACTCCTGATTATATGCTATATGTTCATTTTCTGTGGTGTAAAATGCATATATTTGTCTTGACAGTCATAGCATATATTTAGAAAAAGGCAGGCTATAATGATGGAGAATCAAGAATTAATGGTTATTACACGTTGTCAATCTTGTTTTTAGCACATGGGTTTATTATTGGCATATTCAATAATGAATTAAGTGTTGCgcaatatgaaatatattttcctccTACCCTTGTCAATCATCGCAAAAACAAGCCTGGTCTGATaacttttattattttgtttggaTAGTCCCAGTCGGTATTAGATAGAACGCAGCAGGCCCTGCCTGCCTGTTGGCAAAAAAAAActgtggttacctaggttaccccatTGGCTCACAGCAACAACTTGACCTTTCTCTTGTTGTCTGCTTGTTTCagtcaattacaaaactacatttaagaaaAGTATGTCTAAAGATTCATTTTTAACATTGCCTGCTCCCGAGCATTCTCACTACTTAGAAGAGCATATTATAGGAATTCCTTCATGCCCCTTTTCATTATGGTGCTAGCAGCCACGTGAgagtgagtgctagctagctacaaccgAAACATTAAGCTAGCCAATACCAAAAACGCAAACAAAtggactatacagctacaagtagctACAAACAGACTATACTAATCAAGTTAAATGTCTTTATCTGTCATTAAATGTTATCCACACACATAGCTACGTGTAGCCTACTTTGACACCGGGTCCCCACAATTTCCCACTCTCCGATgccgaatagcctgaagccaaAGGGCTCTTCTCTCAGGCTCTATTTTCCTACATGGGAGCATTGCGAACCGTAGGTCGGGATTTTTGACCTGGTTACAGCTTTTCGGCACAACAAAAAATCTATGACGAAGTtggctcttttacaatgggggtcAATAGGAAATAATGTTTGTTTTCCCCAATTTGTGGGCCTGGTCAATTCCTTATGACATATTGAGCTCAGTTAGCCCTTCAACTTTACTCAAGAAGGCGAACATTAACTTCAAACAAATTACACACTAACAATGGCAACTTGCAGCTGCATATCCCCACCTAAACATTTTGGGGTGAATTTTCTAAATTACCTCTTTGCGATTGACAGACAACCTCAATAATGTACCGTGCAAGCTGTTATGGTGAATCTTTCATGTCCAACGAAAGAGATCTTGCATTCTGTTTGCATGAAGTTTAAAACTGTCACTACTAAGTGATTATGTCCCAAGTGCCTAGTTGCATTGTCAAATAATAAGGTACAAGTACAAATAAAATGTGGAGCAACACTTTGCTTGAAGTGTAGAGAGCTATAACAGCATTATAATACTGCTACCTGACTGACATGGATTCTGCCATAACACTGACATAACACTAGTTTGTGACAACTGATGAAACATTCACAAGCAGAATGAATCAAGTGCTATTTCAGTTCAATTACTTTGTCCTGACGTCACCAGACAAGGAAACATTGACAGGAAAAAAAGTCAGTGCCCAATGAACTTACAAATGGTTTGTCACAAAATTTTCAAAGATAAATTACAACATTCTTATGTCAGTCATATGTCAGCATCCCAGACAACGAACTTAAAAGGATGTTCCACTCAAAATATAAGGTTGTATGTTAGATTTGAGAGGAATATCTCTTTTAGAAAAGTGTTACCGAACATCCGTTAAAGGTCAAAAGATTACCATGCATAATATCGTGAGACCTATTGCATGTCGTAAAATGTGAAGTCCCTCACCTATATTATGGCTTCATGAACAATATACAAAAttagaaaaacaaaaagaaaatatacaaaatataatTTTACTATTATCTGTCATCCCATCGTTGCATGTTCCAGTTAACTACAGGATTTGTTACCTTACTTGTGCTTCAGTAAGAACCAATATGCACAAACAGTATGGGTTTGAACAATTGGTTCCATTGTTAGCACAGATGATTGTCATCGTTGTCGTAGGTCTGGTCGAATTAAGCTGTACTGTAGATTAATGGAGTTGAATGGGCCCAATCGGCCAGTGTATGAATCTTGAAACTAAAGAAGGTTAAACCAAGGCCTCATACCTTTTATAGGGTTTCATTAAATGATGTTATGATAAATTGTAAGGTCTCCTCAGGAGACCTCTGTGTGTGTTAACACCTGTTTTGAGTGTTGTGCCCTTCAGACACTATCAGAAGGTGTCTACGTTCAGACTCCTATCTGGATCCCACCGTGGTTCTGGTTTTCTGAGAACACAAGGCTGCCACAGACCTGATGAAACCAGTCCCTTGTCAGAAGATGCTTACACTCGTTCACATTGTTATGACTATATACTTGTGATGAAAGGTCAAGTTTTGGTCAAACCCACTTCTGAGATTTTACTTGCTGATAAGATGGTTCCTGCTGTCAGAGGGGAGGTtagatttattaaaatgttgttgcTAGGGAAAGTTATGTAAGGGGGATTGGGGAGGCTATAAGTTACAGGATCTCTTAGACACTTTGCAGAACTTGGGGAGAACtatcatatactgtactctgcATCAACTTCTGCCTACAATTGTATTACTAAAATTAGTATTTTAATACTTAAACAAAAAGTCTGTGTTTCCTTTCCATTACTAATGTATGTTTGATAATTATATAGACCTGATCATCTGTTGAAGAAATTAACCAACAAAACACAAATTTAGTCCTTTTGGCAGCAAATCAGAAACACCAccacattccattccattcctaCCCATAACTTTACTACAGGTTGATGATGTGAAAATCGTTAAATAAAAGTCACAATCTCACCACACCAACACTGACACAGCCCCCTGACAACTCCACATCTCCAATCTCCATATAGCATCATGCTTGCTGAACACTCCCTTCCTCTCGCCCTCGAACATATTGATCATGTAATGCAGGAATATTCATTATTAGTACAACTGGAAAAAGAATGCAACACCATATTGTTTCGCCAAACCCCCAGTCTCTGCACCCCTAACCTCCCCACCCCCCAAACaaggcctctctctgtctccacgtGCCCTCTACCCTCTAACCCCCTACTAGACCTGCACCACATCCTcctgacacccctgctctaatcAATGGCGTCCCAGGAGTTTTGAAAAGAAGCCACTGGAAGAAGACAATGATTTTTTGGGCTCTTTGGCCGCCACTGCTGCGCTCGCCCCAAGGCCCAGCTCCCCTTCCAGCTGCTCCAGCTCGGACTGGTCCAGCAGCTCAAATTCCTCCACATCGCTGTCCGATGACGACTCCTCTGCCAGGTCCAGGGGCAGCAGTGTCGTGGGGTTGGGGAACAGCAGGGACCTGGGGTCGGGGTCTGTGGGTATGGTGTTACCGATGGCGGCCTCCAGCCTCTCCTGAATGACAGCGGTGGCGGCGGCTGCAATGACATTgcctgccatcttgtggacaaacTCCATGGCCTGGATGGAAGGGTCCCCCTGGAGGGGGGGCACGGACCCCCCCTTGGCTCTGCTGTGCTGGggttggggagggggggtgggtaGGCCGATGCTCAGGTCGTCATCGTCCTCCCCATTGGTGCCGTTGTCCAAGGAGGGGAATTCCGGGAGGCCCCCTATGAATAGTTCTTCTCTGTCTAGGTCTACAGGAAAATAAAAACAACCATGTTGTTAATGTGAATTACAGTTACTTTGTATTATAGGGTGACATTTTGAGTTGACAAAAACGATCACACAATTGAAAATACTTGTCACGGCACTTGATCCTAAATGTTTGGAATATTGCATATGTACTCACaatggaatacacacacacacagtaacactcACCATCTGAGTTCTCAGTCTGGGGCGTATGTCCCTCAGACAGGTTAAATGTTCCGTTGTCTGTCCACGTCACATCAGAAGCCTCTGTATCCGATATCGACATCTCCTTACAAACTGTGGAGTCCAACTGTTGCAAGTAACAGTAACATTATTAGGACCTTACTTTTTTTTCTGGGTAATGTTCGGTAGGACATTTGTTTTTGGAAACAGAAAGTTACTTCCTGAACAGTCAAATAAAagaaaacatacagtacagtggtttgtcctttaaaagttgcagcgtactgcagcacagcttgcgtGGTGCCGTAGAATTCTATGGCATGTTATTTAAGTGCcaaccactggtaccattaatgctagttcgtgctggtttgaccaccagagagcatctttgaaaagcatttggtagccttcaatagtggctgtactagagaatttaaaacctttttttgtaagaacatagtatatgggactgattttaagaaattttgcttaattcatttttattaatattatggtgtttctattccatttaaaatgaaaaaccctctgggtttccgtCAGGATGAAACGGAAAATATGGTGCTGTACAACGTgatggtcgggagtaggctacagtacttggctatttagctaaagaatcccccGTGTCATGagggcacgcgggagaccggtTTTCAATTCCCCGATGGGGAGGAAGGAGttggctgtccttgtaaataagaattagtccttaactgacttgcttagttaaataaaggttacactaagagcataacatttctacaccataattgtagtctaaccaatacccaaaagGAGATTCAgtcaaaataaaaatctcattgattaatcaagaccagtccccattcttgtctcagagcagcgtgaaacggtgctaaaatagttgaaggctattgcttcaaatcctattgcttctaacttcaatatgctttttaaataaacaagacctacaccacttttaacagcatgttactcaacactagtgagactcatgttgcCTACAGTATATCGAAAAATATGACGTGACTCTCCACCAACAATTAtatatagaggattggaggattctaattTAAAACCAATCTATCTGTAGAAATGCATTTTGCATTGCGATGCGGTGatttagacagctgcgccactggggaggccccatgcacaaagtatcaaaatacagagaggtgttggtaaaggtatattgtcctgctaatagcccataatgggctattataatactgtacatggtgtcaAAGTAAGGATAActaaaacatttctttattaaaaactatcagaaagaatgttagttattttatttatttacttatttattttgatccataGCCATGAATGAGTGAGCCACTCAGCTTTATGCTATATGACCGTGCCATCAACTTGATAATatataacgatattttggaggttatttcattaaaaaaaaaaatgaaattgagcaattgtaatctgaataaagattgcaaccaatcacggccggttgtgacacagccaaTGTAACTGAAGAAATACATTTGACGATAGAATTCTCCCCCTAACGTCCTTCTAGAAAAGTCTATTGTCCAGTTacctgctaatagccataatggcgctgtacaacgtgactgtGTGTATTTGAAAGAGTGTTTTCCAGTAAGAAACAATTTGCTTACCTTCATCAGcctactttgttccaatatttctgtaattcagtgacatgtattcccatagtaatttgttattgatccataactaaataaacatagacattttgaaagagtatttttagcattattttattaacgaaagcataaagatgccattattagttacattgttttcgTTTGAACGTGCaaactggcactaagaacagcgggaacgtttccctagtcagcgccattattagtgcaatggCCCACCCCGTGCCCCCTGCCCTCGTGCCTTGAATCTCGCGCTTTCaatgtgccactcgggagccattaccaatatatattgtcctgctaataacagggttaataatatatctgtgagaatatccaacaggcttttatataattctaaattaataataataataatagctttgtttaaaaatattttggagattattcattttcaaataatgtaAAATGAGTGAGAAAAATGCCATTCTTGAatatggggtgagacattgttactaatttgtaaataaagccagtttgttatttagaatgatttatttctgtttttagagggagagaaagcaaaaacctacagtcatctcatgggtctcccagtcaaggTCAGCacgggtattgaaccagcatctgtagagTGTCTTAGACCGTTGCACCACTCAGGCGGtgtacaacgtgaccggtcaTGAGTGggctacactactacagtaagagcaaaataatcctaacaaaataaaataataaaaacctagtgtaacaacagtttttgaaagtaatactgaagttgtgaacaattatcagtttctatttaggtttatgtcgcccattcattgtcagttagagacacagtaggacccaaaagcataatcagtgctctaactcccccttgtgctggtctggagcaatggtggtgacgcagggtaccgtactaaaccgcAAATTACATCTAAGTCCCGTGGTGTAAACAAATTACAATGTGCAGCAGCATAATCGCAAAACTTTTGgtggagcaaccactgtatgTACTTTTCCTTTGTACAACATTTGCTACGATGTGCCCTTCTGAACCTGGCCTGGTAAAACTGTAGTCCCTTTTCCttgtcaggtcacatggtcataactagggcccagagtcaGGTGACGAGATCATAACTAGGGACCAGAGTTTTTTTGTGGCTAGATCATCTGGGTCATGATCAGTAGGGCACCCCATAGCCAAATGTTTTGACATCTGTGTTCTTATTGGACATGATCTGGTAGAACCTTCCCAGTTCAAAATGGTTCCTTCCTTCTTCCTCCCTTTACAACTAACTAACCCCACTATTGCGAAACCCAGATATGGATCATGACAATCATTGAAATTCAATGCTCAACAAATGTCTAATTAGATTACAGCAAAGGATGAACCAACCTTGGGGAAAAGGGAGGACAGATCGGCTTCAATACTCTCCCGGTCAGCTTGTGCCAGAAGGAGTCTCTTTtctgaaacagaaaacacagaataaaacatctgtggacctgttattattgtgtgtgcatgtgtgtgtgggtgtgagcgATCTTGGAGTGGTTAGTTACCATGATTCTCTCTGATTTTCTGAAGGAATCTTTCCAGTCCGAAGTCCAGCTTCTGCAGAACTGGCTTCATCCACAACCCAAAGTCATGCGCTGTCATCAGTGGCCACAGGAAGACGCCCAGCACTAATAATAGAGGGCGACATAGTTAACAGATGGAGGAGCTAGGGCTGTTACGGAGATCGGATTACCGCCACAACGGCAGTCACGTCATGGTGGCaatcaaattccatgtgaccgctTTATCACTGTTATTAGGCTTCTaccagctctgatgctgctgatggtcattagtagcctacaaaacttgctaactgcctggtactcagcactctattgtccctctaatcactctgacatcaatgcaaatgtatcgAAAATCTAAGCAAACACTTCAtaagagcccatgagctcatgctGCGCAACATTCctgtaggctatgcaattgcgtgagaaaacagagtgatggcctctattaaaaaggggagtatcccatcagctatctataggctaggcctactttatttatttctcaactttcctaatattaagcacattgcttgtctttacaacaggagtacaatattagcctacctggctggcatgaaaatgaaccatggaAAAGTGTCTTCCATTAAGTGCATGATAATCGTGATAAtcgtccattctaaatcaaaactaatttcacacatattttatttagtatatgtaaaggcAAGATTAAATCAAggatagtctgatgggtgacaatattagcctttcacttgtgaatgatatattatcacttgtgaatgatgcccagctggTGTGCAGTAAGGCAAAAAAAACATATgcctttttttaaacaattttttcCAAAttatagtcgcacacctcatgtagccttgTCCACAGGCCTATATGTTTTTATAAGGTTTGTTTCTCAACTAGAGTGGCCAAATAACGTCTTAAAATTATGACAGgtttagagcctaactggcagCATGtgagtttcaaatttggggaagatggatttttatggtgaaaactacctttataataaaagcattccATGCATAAATGCATTTgaggtcacttttgagaatggtgttttcctgctaatggaacattgCACTTATGCAATGGACTACTGGCCTACTGCAATATGctcattgctgcgcttataatgttaagaaatagcctaatagtttattaacattttaagctaaacgatCCGATCTGTCGTGTCAGACTCATTGCTTAAAAACTTTTTTTGGTGCTAGTTGTATTACTTTGGGATCTATcccatcccacaactgtcccagaccaGGTTTAGAATAAATATTTATCGCACAAAacaggtcaacttttgtactatggggtaT
This window encodes:
- the LOC139387155 gene encoding reticulophagy regulator 1 isoform X1, translated to MAAAGHEEEQAVIADCRISNVINWNKPFRTTTLFAATTAVYWFVALSSYRAYCLLALSLALMGTVLLVKDVALSRCVSFSKGAHLWSSMTVSWEIIDAGQDSRSGAGLQVTDSWTSFKLFLQETSSFKQQNPGKFCLLVCSLCTFLAVLGRYIPGVLILYVLVLGVFLWPLMTAHDFGLWMKPVLQKLDFGLERFLQKIRENHEKRLLLAQADRESIEADLSSLFPKLDSTVCKEMSISDTEASDVTWTDNGTFNLSEGHTPQTENSDDLDREELFIGGLPEFPSLDNGTNGEDDDDLSIGLPTPPPQPQHSRAKGGSVPPLQGDPSIQAMEFVHKMAGNVIAAAATAVIQERLEAAIGNTIPTDPDPRSLLFPNPTTLLPLDLAEESSSDSDVEEFELLDQSELEQLEGELGLGASAAVAAKEPKKSLSSSSGFFSKLLGRH
- the LOC139387155 gene encoding reticulophagy regulator 1 isoform X3 — translated: MTVSWEIIDAGQDSRSGAGLQVTDSWTSFKLFLQETSSFKQQNPGKFCLLVCSLCTFLAVLGRYIPGVLILYVLVLGVFLWPLMTAHDFGLWMKPVLQKLDFGLERFLQKIRENHEKRLLLAQADRESIEADLSSLFPKLDSTVCKEMSISDTEASDVTWTDNGTFNLSEGHTPQTENSDDLDREELFIGGLPEFPSLDNGTNGEDDDDLSIGLPTPPPQPQHSRAKGGSVPPLQGDPSIQAMEFVHKMAGNVIAAAATAVIQERLEAAIGNTIPTDPDPRSLLFPNPTTLLPLDLAEESSSDSDVEEFELLDQSELEQLEGELGLGASAAVAAKEPKKSLSSSSGFFSKLLGRH
- the LOC139387155 gene encoding reticulophagy regulator 1 isoform X2, giving the protein MSPEDRGAGMSWEIIDAGQDSRSGAGLQVTDSWTSFKLFLQETSSFKQQNPGKFCLLVCSLCTFLAVLGRYIPGVLILYVLVLGVFLWPLMTAHDFGLWMKPVLQKLDFGLERFLQKIRENHEKRLLLAQADRESIEADLSSLFPKLDSTVCKEMSISDTEASDVTWTDNGTFNLSEGHTPQTENSDDLDREELFIGGLPEFPSLDNGTNGEDDDDLSIGLPTPPPQPQHSRAKGGSVPPLQGDPSIQAMEFVHKMAGNVIAAAATAVIQERLEAAIGNTIPTDPDPRSLLFPNPTTLLPLDLAEESSSDSDVEEFELLDQSELEQLEGELGLGASAAVAAKEPKKSLSSSSGFFSKLLGRH